CCAGTCCCATTGCTATACATCCAATTTTCTCTTCCCTTAAAAAGTAATAAATTTACATTGCTGCTGCTGATTCTGGTCTGCTGAGTGCATTTGACAcccttctccccactcctcttGCGATTAAATGAGAcatttgttttttattggaaaattttCAAGAGTGCGCTGGCATTGTTTCCTCAGGAGGGTCATTCGTTAACTAGATCCAAGTCACTTATAACCCAGGACACAAACGTGCCGAGTGCAGAGCTCCAGCTTGGTCTCTCGAGACGATACTCCCATCGTCTCCAGGATCCTGGAAAGGGAAGTTTAAAGAGGAAGCAATCATGGGTCAGCACAATCCAAAAGCACAAACAAACTTATTTTACCAGTTTATAACCCACTTCAGCACCTGAGGCCATCATGTACGATAAGAGAAAAAGGAGCTAAAATACAACttctaacaacaataaaaacatttctaCTGATGCACAGTTGTCTCCAAGCATAGCCACTCAGGTGCCTGTGTTATCAAATATATTCCTGCTCTGAATATGTAAGCTGCATTTTTGTCTGTCATTAGGGATGCttcatgggatgtgggtggcgctgtgggttaaaccacagagcctagggcttgccgatcagaaggttggcggtttgaatccccgcaacagggtgagtccccgttgctccgtcccttctcctgccaacctagcagttcgaaagcacgtcaaagtgcaagtagataaataggtaccacccggcaggaaggtaaacggcgtttccatgtgctgctctggttcgccagaagcggcttagtcatgctggccacatgacccggaagctgtacgccggctaccctcggccaataaagcaagatgagcgccgcaactccagagtcggtcacgactggacctaatggtcaggggtccctttacctttaccttttagtatcACAGAGGTAGTAGCTTTGTGATTAGTTACTGATAAAAGGGTAAAAGCAGCCAAACTGCTTTAAAGTGGCTGCCACAAAATCATGTGGCAATGAGTCCCAAAAGTTCCCAAGACATCACAGGAAAAAATATTTAGATATTATTTGCAAGGGCATGCATGGACAAAGTTTTCAAAATAAAGGTGCCCAGGGTGGGGAGGGACAGGTCAACCACATCTGGATGACACAGCCTCTTTCTTATGCTGCTCAGATGCATTAGCTGTGATATAGAGATGGAATTAATATCTGAAATttggaaagctttttttaaaaaatgacaggtCCTTGGCCAAGAACAACCTGTAAATTTCAATATgaataaatatatacaaatagaAAACAGTTAGGTGCTACTCGGTtgaatacacttttctttctttacctTTGTTCGGTGTTTTGGATGAGAGATTTTGCTGCCTCAGGCTGGGCTTTTAGAAAAGTCTGGTATGGAGAGAATGACTGGATGTATCCCATCAGGTCAGCGACACTCATTGGCAGTTTATCAAGAATTTCCGTGATCCTGAAAGAAACAGACACATTACAGAAGAGAGCGGCTGTGTAGGAAATTCTGTTGACCAGCATCCAGAACAACAGAATGATCCTACCCCTGCTGAATCCAACAGTTTTTAGAGTTTTAATTTCTATTTCCTCTTCTGTAGTTCAGGTGTAGAAGTAGTTTTAAACTATTTAGAATACACTTTGGCACAAAAACGGTATATAAATTATTGATGCCGTTAAGCATCGTAACAATAGTAATCTATTGCATTGTTATGTTTTCTCTACAATTCTAAGCTATAAAACATTCCAGCTATGTTACACACCACATTTCtgctttatcattattattattttaataataataatcacattttGTATTTATCAAATTCACTTTTTTCAGATTAAAACCACTTTGGGGTTTTCGACTGAATAAGTagtctatatctgtatctatatcaaGATAGagatagtgctttttttctttaaaaaatgtttaggggtactctcattttgactcaataaaaccaccattttatagttcaaatcagggaaaataaatacagtaaatggacaaaagtacaaagatttacaaaatgtttaagggtgtccccccagaaaaaagcactggatctatctatcatctatctatctacacacatATGTTTAAAATAATAGTACGATAAGaaatgggaagccacccagagaacttGCGTTATTGGCCAACATCTAGATaggataaataaatatatcagcATCAAGAAACCTCTGGCCCACTAGGCCTCTCCCATCATATCAGCCTACAGCACAAGGTCTGTGTTGGAggtgatgtgttgttgttgtttagtcgtttagtcgtgtccgactcttcgtgaccccatggaccagagcacgccaggcactcctgtcttccactgcctcccacagctcggtcaaactcatgctggtagcttcgagaacactgtccaaccatctcgtcctctgtcgtccccttctccttgtgccctccatctttctcaacatcagggtcttttccagggagtcttctcttctcatgaggtggccaaagtattggagcctcagcttcaggatctgtccttccagtgagcactcagggctgatttccttaagaatggagaggtttgttcttcttgcagtccatgggactctcaagagtctcctccagcaccataattcaaaagcatcaattcttcggcgatcagccttctttatggtccagctctcacttccatacatcactactgggaaaaccatagctttaactatatggacctttgttggcaaggtggagGTGATGTACGTGTGTGTATAGGTGCATGTTTGCATGTGAGAAGGGGTGTAATGTAGGTGCAAAGGGGGAGGAGTAGGGGTGTGGGTGTGCTTTGGGTCACCCAGATTTGGCACTGAGCCCCACAACTGCTTCCCCCTCAAAGAACTCAGCCCATGGGGAAAAAGACACTTGTCCCACCCTTGAATTAAAGAAATCAAGCTGTCAGTTTTTCTCTCCGCTAAAAATCTGCAAACATGCTCCAGCCTTTCTTCCAACCACCCCTTGATCATTTCAGGTGCCCCTTTCTGCACTAAAGTTCTCAGCAGCTGGACTCGGGTCGGCTGAAGTCGCAAGCAGCAATCCTATAGatccatttacctgggaggaagccccgCTGAATTGCAACAGGACTTACTCCtgcgtaaacatgcataggattgctgttTCACAACAGCAAATAGCCGGCTTATTTCAGACAATCTGGGAAAATCCACTCACCTCTCCTTGTCCTGAAGCGGCAGGGAATCAAAGATTGCTTTGTAGTCGTCCGTAACAAATTTGATCTTTTCGTTTGAATATGGGAAAATCTGGCCTTGAACCTGTGAAGCCAAAAAGGAAAGCTGAAAGGTCCTGGGACAATTGGACACTAGGTATCAGCTATTGAGCAACaaccctttcttctctctcctttaATGTGGCATCTCCCCAGGTGTAGATAACTTTCACGCTAAActtctgctgctttttttttaagaggcaTTGATTTGTATTTTTTCCATACTGAAatggtcatttttatttttattttgttagtaTGGCACAATATGGAGGTTCCATTCCTATCATTGTTACAGTCTTCTCCAGCTGGGCTCTTTAATAACACAAAGAGCCCCCCTAAAGCTgagcaatggtccatctagcctccCCACAATGTCCAATCAGATGCTTCTAGGAAGTCCACAAGGAGGGCTTGAAGGGAATAGTCCCTGCCCCATTGATGCTGGCATTTGGTGGCATAAGTTCACTTGCTAAGACCAACAGCCCTTATCTTAACTGACATATCCTCCTCCGTGAATTGTTCGGTTTCATTACACATTCGGCCCCtacttttgtctgccctgaatcaaCTTCCTATCCATTTTACTGCATAATTCCAAATTCTagtattccgggggggggggctctctcctctcccctctctccgTCTCTTTCCCCACACTTTTAAGACCTCTACCACTTGGGTGATCCTCCATCAAAGTCCCCAAACACCTTTGCTCACTAAAGTGTGGAATAGTTCTAGTGATTCAGCCAGCCATGCTCTCTGCATTATACagttgggttacatacgcttcaggttacatacacttcaggttacatactatccactaacccagaaatattacctcgggttaagaactttgcttcaggttaagaacagaaatcgtgctctggcggcacagcagcagcaggaggccccattagctaaagtggtgcttcaggttaagaacagtttcagattaagaacggacctccagaacgaattaagtacttaacccgaggtaccactgtactccatttcAATACTCCTCCCACCCAGTTTTCCACACAGCTCTTTATAAGTTCCCTCCCTCCTCACTTAGTCCCCCCCACCaacacacaatttttaaaatacttctgcAAAACTTGAGGTTTTCTACAAGCTTGCTGATAGCCTCCCTCTTGTGTGGGGGTGATGCTGTTCCAGCTACATAAACATTGCCACGCATCCCCTGATGGctggaaatataataataataataataataataataataataataataataataataataataattttatttatattccgccctccccagccaaagccgggctcagagcggctaacaacagtaaaagtaacacagtttacataaaatcacaatcaattaattgaaatacattctaaaatcaattcagaatcaaattaatggcagccattgggctagagttctatgaggcaTGATCATGGCCGGAGCACAGACCTCAACAGACTTTCTCCCAAGCCCTGCTCAGCCTTCCATCCCTTCCACAACGATGGCTCCTTTAGGAAGACTGTGCCATTGGTCTTACCTCCCGGAAGATTTCTGTGAGCTTTTCCGAACAGTCCTTGTAGTGCAACCGCATGTCAAGGGTGTTGGTGCTCAAGGCCACACAGCCGGACGGCTTCAGAAGGCGGTCCACTTCCTTCATGAAGCGGGGAATGTCAAACCAGTGGGCAGCAGTGAAGGCCGTGAGGAGATCCACAGAGCGGTCCTCAAAGGGGAGCTCTTCCGCAGGGCACACGCTGGGCAGGCGAAGGGCAAAATGGCTGTTAACTGCTATGTCTCGCTCGCTCAGGTCATCAAAATGGCTGTGGGGGTTTGCGGCGTCTGCCTCCTAAACCACCACATCATGAATCCACAACAAAAGCTCTGCTCTCTATGACGGCTGCTCTGCCAGAGATGAGAAGCCACAAACGTTGGCTGGTCTTGGCAACCAGGCCAAATTTGTGCTCGCCACCAGGGTTCGAGATTAGCCAggcatgtacagtagtaccttgggttacatatgcttcaggttacatacgcttcaggttacagactctgctaacccagaaatagtgcttcaagttaagaactttgcttcaggatgagaacagaaatcgtgctccagcggcatggcagcagcaggaggccccattacctaaagtggtgcttcaggttaagaacagtttcaggttaagtacagacctctggaatgaattaagtacttaacccgagtgtattgcacctggctattggccatttgcaaacaagttttgatgcctgggcaccaggatggtgcctgacatctctaccctctggggatccttggaccttgattgttttcacacactaatatcctgccctgtggaattctatccgttatattctatctgcacaatcagaacaaaCTTCAGGAGATgaaatgctttctctgtgcagcctgagcaggagcagtgaacaacatTATAGTTCATTGTTgttgcttgtcttcacttaccccaccccTCCGCCCTGGTCatagttgtgaagaatattcttaaggttagggaagtttttaatgtttgattctatttttaatgttctgttaggagttgcccagagtggctggggaaacccagccagatgggcgggatataaataattttttaaaattattattattattattattattagttatgcACGGTCCATGTCACCATCAGGAAAAAGAGGTCAGAATATACATAGGCATTTCAGAGGATTCTAGCACTGCTTCTTCCCTTATCAAAAGCGTAAAACGACGTGAGGTAACAGAAGCATATTTTCTGAGCCACAGAAAATAATAGAGCCACTTGATTCTGATATCTACAGTCCAGAGTCCACATGGAGGACTCATACAGTAAGGTGTGACCTTGCAATAAATATTTGAAATTGCTGATAAAAACAgtgaaaagcaattaaaaacactgCATGCCGCACAGACCCAGAAATTGCTTTTCACTATTTTTTTCAgcaattttaaatatttcttgCAAACTGCTTGGAGATCTTACTGCAGTCAAGTGGTATAAACATCTTGTTAAATACACATGTGTGCCAAATCTACCCTTACTTACAGGTAGGAGACATTTGGCGGGTGGGCGGTTCGCTTGGCCTCCTCGATCTGAGCTTCGCTTACGTCTGTCCCGACCACCTTCTCAAAACGCTTTGCCAGCAGATGACTGCTCTGGCCTGTGCCACATCCCACGTCCACTGCCAGATGAAAGGAGGTCACCTTCTGAGGGAAGACAGCAACACATATTGAGAAGCATAGCATCAATTCACTTACAAGGCCACATCTTTCTCTATTCCAGACACCAGTTCTCACTCCCTAACAAATAGGCCGTAAACCAGCCATCACCTGgtacacacacccttctctgccATTGGCCGGGCTACTGTGATGTCACAGAACATTCAAGGGCATTCCAATTGTCCTGCGGAAAGTCCCCTGCCCCTAGCAGCTCACAATAGGTAAAGGATGGGGTTGTAAACCTCTTCGGTGAAAGAAAATGACAGGAGCCGGTGAGGATTACTCAGTAGGGGGCAATGTGGGATAAGATTCAAGCTCAGCTTTTCCTCTTGCAGTCAAACAAGAAGAGTAGCATCTTAGCTAGCAAATCTCCAGAAGTATTTTCACAACACCAGCAAGCTTAATCTTTGCCTGAAAAAATGGTTGGAACACTTTGGCCTCTTTCATCTCGCCAAATGCTTTTATTcactatttttcttttcctttttttaaaaaatattt
This genomic window from Podarcis raffonei isolate rPodRaf1 chromosome 15, rPodRaf1.pri, whole genome shotgun sequence contains:
- the LOC128403230 gene encoding putative methyltransferase DDB_G0268948 gives rise to the protein MAAHLFAAKDHAAVYQKYRFPPPENLQGVILSYLEKKKVTSFHLAVDVGCGTGQSSHLLAKRFEKVVGTDVSEAQIEEAKRTAHPPNVSYLVCPAEELPFEDRSVDLLTAFTAAHWFDIPRFMKEVDRLLKPSGCVALSTNTLDMRLHYKDCSEKLTEIFREVQGQIFPYSNEKIKFVTDDYKAIFDSLPLQDKERITEILDKLPMSVADLMGYIQSFSPYQTFLKAQPEAAKSLIQNTEQRILETMGVSSRETKLELCTRHVCVLGYK